In Thermodesulfobacteriota bacterium, the genomic stretch AACGGTAAATCCAGAACTGGCACAAGATGACGGAGACCGAGCATACTACCGGGACATTAAAGCCGATGATGTACCAATCAGGCGGTGATTTTACCCATCCATACCCCACCCAGCTCAAAAACGCGAAGAAGAGCATAACCATCATGAAAAGAGATATTCCTGCCGTGGATTTGTTCAGGTAATTCCTGCGCACTTGAATCGGTAATCCGAGGCTGGTGTAAATGACAAAGGCGGTTCTGCGGTAACGGAGACAAAAAGAGGGTTCTGTCATTTCGACCAAAGGGAGAAATCTTAGTGGAATAGCGTTTAGTAATTAGCAATTAGTTTTTAGGGCACACTTCATAGTTATGATTTAAGATTCCTCATATTCATTCGGAATGGCAATATTGGCTCCCTCACGTTAGTTCAGGACAGGATTCGGAATGATAGTTGTATGGCGTTCGTAA encodes the following:
- a CDS encoding SemiSWEET family transporter, with the protein product MRRNYLNKSTAGISLFMMVMLFFAFLSWVGYGWVKSPPDWYIIGFNVPVVCSVSVILCQFWIYR